A single Tachypleus tridentatus isolate NWPU-2018 chromosome 9, ASM421037v1, whole genome shotgun sequence DNA region contains:
- the LOC143226206 gene encoding uncharacterized protein LOC143226206 isoform X4 — MITDLKGVQTLKKVKNHCGKRFDTLEGMNKKVPTVRITGVDRTDLATSWISQDERTIVNAQSSFGSSTKRTISEGIVKSSGHSTMLLIRHSQGNSFTLPSSTLGPEYTMSFSEKGFSDEACNLPALDLDENVEILPENALISSTSLPNSTDGFAIMFTAAGTLPSFQETYSPRYRRDANPTQIFSFESEDVLSRQVEPPAVTKSLPDSLVSLQSLSSSFPFQSSQLYKTEMYSPDIPLSQPVSVSYLSSCYTSPLVTMQSTTFSQAIYQEPMEILPSSNFEEPSIFSAVLPISSLPENSTFNLQSSKSPLEIYLPAEFLETPSSTNVLSKKSRHVSVTISSSLASQTSEPYSPYVQSCPSKLVTKKPSPSSSRSCAVCGDNAICQHYGVRTCEGCKGFFKRTVQKGAKYSCLGNKDCPVDKRRRNRCQFCRFQKCLSVGMVKEVVRSDNLKGRRGRLPSKPNIQQESPPSPPVSLITSLVRALVDTTPDVASLDYSQFREVLAGENPLTEAEQVQQFFSVITSSLEITRVFAEKIPGFLELTSEDRQLLFQAASLELFVIRLAYRSDEHSLTFCNGLVLHKEQCRRGFGDWLDAILDFSRALHGLNIDISTLACLCAMILITVPQRQA; from the exons ttccGACAGTTCGTATTACTGGAGTAGATAGAACAGACCTGGCAACAAGTTGGATATCACAAGATGAAAGAACTATAGTAAATGCTCAAAGTTCATTCGGCTCGTCTACCAAAAGAACCATCTCTGAAGGTATAGTGAAATCATCCGGACACTCGACTATGCTGCTAATTCGTCATTCTCAG GGCAATTCTTTTACTTTGCCAAGCAGCACCTTGGGTCCAGAGTACACCATGTCATTTTCCGAGAAGGGTTTCAGCGACGAAGCGTGTAATCTACCAGCCTTAGATCTCGATGAAAATGTAGAGATACTGCCTGAAAATGCTCTAATTTCCTCGACGTCTTTGCCTAACTCCACGGATGGATTCGCTATAATGTTTACTGCAGCAGGCACCCTCCCCAGCTTCCAAGAAACTTACTCTCCAAGGTATCGACGTGATGCGAACCCAACGCAAATCTTCTCCTTCGAGTCTGAGGATGTACTGTCGCGTCAAGTCGAGCCCCCAGCCGTGACAAAGAGTCTTCCAGATTCGTTAGTTAGTTTACAGTCCTTGAGTTCGTCCTTTCCATTTCAGTCTTCACAACTTTATAAGACAGAGATGTATTCTCCAGACATTCCACTTTCACAGCCAGTATCTGTTTCCTATTTATCTTCCTGTTACACTAGCCCACTGGTGACAATGCAATCAACAACTTTCTCACAAGCGATATATCAGGAACCCATGGAAATCCTACCTTCCTCTAATTTCGAAGAACCCTCCATTTTCTCTGCAGTGTTACCAATATCATCCCTACCTGAGAATTCTACGTTTAATTTACAGTCTAGCAAATCTCCTTTAGAAATTTATCTTCCAGCAGAATTTCTGGAAACACCTTCATCAACTAACGTGCTTTCTAAGAAATCAAGACATGTTTCTGTGACGATTTCTAGTTCACTGGCTTCTCAAACCAg TGAACCATACAGCCCTTACGTCCAATCTTGCCCTTCCAAACTCGTGACCAAAAAGCCCAGCCCTTCCTCATCTCGGTCCTGTGCTGTGTGTGGGGACAATGCAATTTGCCAACATTACGGAGTTCGGACCTGCGAGGGATGCAAGGGATTTTTTAAG cgTACTGTCCAAAAGGGAGCAAAATATTCTTGTCTAGGAAACAAAGACTGCCCAGTAGACAAAAGACGACGCAACAGATGTCAGTTTTGTCGATTTCAAAAGTGCTTATCTGTTGGAATGGTTAAAGAAG TGGTCAGATCGGACAACTTAAAAGGACGGCGTGGTCGTTTACCGTCTAAACCCAACATACAACAAGAGTCACCACCATCACCTCCTGTCAGCTTGATTACGTCACTAGTTCGCGCTCTTGTGGACACAACCCCTGATGTTGCGAGTCTTGACTACTCTCAG TTTAGGGAAGTGTTAGCTGGTGAAAATCCACTTACAGAAGCTGAGCAAGTACAGCAATTCTTTAGTGTGATTACGTCATCTTTGGAAATTACTCGCGTTTTTGCCGAGAAGATTCCCGGATTCTTGGAACTAACCAGTGAAGATCGACAGCTCCTATTTCAAGCTGCCAGTCTTGAGCTGTTTGTTATTAGACTAGCATATCG GTCGGATGAACATAGCCTAACATTCTGTAACGGATTGGTTCTTCACAAGGAACAATGTCGCCGTGGTTTTGGTGACTGGCTAGATGCTATTTTAGACTTTTCTCGTGCTCTACACGGTCTTAATATAGATATATCTACCTTAGCCTGTCTCTGTGCCATGATCTTGATAACAG